One window of Aspergillus oryzae RIB40 DNA, chromosome 3 genomic DNA carries:
- the pmt4 gene encoding dolichyl-phosphate-mannose-protein mannosyltransferase (dolichyl-phosphate-mannose:protein O-mannosyl transferase) — MSQSPSPSLRKRGGKKEASPGPSEVSSPYPTNQGATPKPQSEWDYRLAITVLTVLAFITRFYRISYPDEVVFDEVHFGKLLFAAVGWLIGYDGHFLFENIGDSYIDNKVPYVAFRALPATLGALTVPVVFLIMWESGYSLPACVLAAGLVLFDNAHIGEDRLILLDATLVITMALSILCYVRFYKLRHEPFGRKWWKWLLLTGVSLSCVISTKYVGVFTFVTIGAAVMVDLWNLLDIRRPAGALSMMEWTKHFAARGFALIVVPFFFYLFWFQVHFAILTRSGPGDDFMTPEFQETLSDNALAAESIGIQYYDAITIRHKDTKVFLHSHWERYPLRYDDGRISSQGQQVTGYPFNDTNNQWQILPTVPLEDNEGQGHSVRNGDLVQLLHLGTDSILLTHDVASPFYPTNQEFTTVTKDVASGERHNETLFEIKIENGKAGQEFRTLSSHFKLIHYPTRVAMWTHTTPLPEWGFKQAEINGNKNVLQTSNLWYAESIESLEEDSPRKQKEERKVKQLPFLRKYLELQRAMFFHNNALTSSHPYASEPFQWPFLLRGVSFWTKNDTREQIYFLGNPIGWWIASSLLAVFAGVIGADQLSLRRGVDAVEEIWGPGARSRLYNSTGFLFLCWGAHYFPFWLMGRQRFLHHYLPAHLASCLVTGALIEFIFNLQPVQAVTDSEVDPSGKSKSIRPRHFVTAKERMSRKSLVACWIATLSILAVTVWGFWFYAPLTYGTPGLDVAGVNARRWLGYDLHFAK; from the exons ATGTCTCAATCCCCTTCACCGTCTCTCCGGAAGAGAGGCGGAAAGAAGGAGGCATCTCCTGGACCCTCAGAGGTCTCCTCGCCGTATCCCACCAACCAGGGTGCAACCCCCAAGCCTCAGTCAGAATGGGATTATAGGCTGGCCATAACGGTTCTGACTGTGCTGGCATTCATCACCCGGTTCTATAGGATCTCATACCCCGATGAAGTTGTCTTCGACGAGGTGCACTTCGGAAAG CTTCTCTTCGCGGCAGTGGGCTGGCTCATCGGCTATGATGGCCATTTCTTGTTCGAGAACATTGGCGACTCGTACATCGATAACAAAGTCCCCTATGTCGCTTTTCGCGCCTTACCCGCAACCCTCGGCGCACTAACAGTCCCCGTAGTTTTCTTGATCATGTGGGAATCGGGATACTCTTTGCCAGCCTGCGTTCTGGCCGCTGGTCTTGTGTTGTTTGACAATGCGCACATTGGTGAGGACAGGTTGATCCTTCTGGATGCCACCTTGGTCATCACAATGGCTCTGAGCATTCTGTGCTACGTTCGCTTCTACAAGCTTCGCCATGAACCTTTCGGCCGGAAGTGGTGGAAgtggctgctgctgaccGGTGTGTCTCTCAGCTGCGTCATCTCTACGAAGTACGTGGGTGTTTTCACCTTCGTGACCATCGGTGCTGCGGTCATGGTTGACTTGTGGAATTTGCTGGATATCCGCCGTCCTGCCGGCGCTCTGAGCATGATGGAGTGGACCAAGCACTTCGCAGCTCGTGGCTTCGCCCTCATCGTGgtgcctttcttcttctatctGTTCTGGTTCCAGGTCCATTTCGCCATTTTGACTCGCTCTGGTCCCGGTGACGACTTTATGACCCCCGAATTCCAGGAAACCCTCAGCGACAACGCCCTGGCTGCTGAGTCTATCGGAATCCAGTACTATGATGCAATCACCATTCGGCATAAGGACACCAAGGTCTTCTTGCACAGTCATTGGGAACGGTACCCGCTTCGCTATGACGATGGACGTATTTCCAGCCAGGGCCAGCAGGTGACGGGATACCCATTCAATGATACGAACAACCAATGGCAGATTCTTCCCACTGTGCCCCTGGAAGACAATGAGGGCCAGGGCCACAGCGTGAGGAATGGCGATCTCGTCCAGCTGCTTCACTTGGGTACCGACTCGATCCTGCTGACCCATGACGTTGCTTCCCCCTTTTATCCGACCAACCAGGAATTCACGACTGTGACCAAGGATGTGGCCAGTGGTGAGAGACATAACGAAACCTTGTTCGAAATCAAGATTGAGAACGGCAAGGCCGGTCAGGAGTTCAGAACTCTGTCGAGTCACTTTAAACTGATCCATTATCCCACCCGAGTGGCCATGTGGACACACACAACTCCTTTACCCGAGTGGGGCTTCAAGCAAGCCGAAATTAATGGTAACAAGAACGTCCTTCAGACCAGCAATCTGTGGTACGCCGAATCAATCGAGTCGCTGGAGGAAGACAGCCCTCGCaagcagaaggaagaacGCAAAGTGAAACAGCTGCCCTTCCTTCGGAAGTATCTGGAACTTCAGCGCGCCATGTTCTTCCACAACAATGCCTTAACCAGCAGCCACCCCTACGCGAGTGAGCCTTTCCAGTGGCCCTTCCTTTTGCGGGGTGTTAGCTTCTGGACCAAGAATGATACCCGTGAACAAATTTATTTCTTGGGTAACCCGATCGGGTGGTGGATTGCCAGCAGTCTGCTGGCTGTTTTCGCTGGTGTGATTGGTGCCGACCAGCTGTCTCTCCGCCGTGGAGTTGACGCCGTTGAAGAAA TTTGGGGACCCGGTGCCCGTTCCCGCCTATACAACAGCACCGGCTTCTTGTTCCTCTGCTGGGGAGCCCACTACTTCCCCTTCTGGTTGATGGGCCGTCAGCGGTTCTTGCATCACTACCTTCCTGCTCACCTTGCCTCCTGTCTTGTGACAGGCGCCCTGATTGAGTTCATTTTCAACCTCCAGCCGGTCCAAGCTGTTACCGATAGCGAGGTTGACCCATCGGGCAAGTCTAAGTCTATTCGTCCCCGTCATTTTGTTACGGCCAAGGAACGCATGAGCCGCAAGTCCCTCGTTGCGTGCTGGATCGCCACCCTTTCTATTCTGGCCGTCACCGTTTGGGGATTCTGGTTCTATGCTCCTTTGACTTACGGTACTCCGGGCTTGGACGTTGCCGGTGTAAACGCACGTCGGTGGTTGGGTTATGACCTGCACTTCGCCAAATAA
- a CDS encoding cytoskeletal protein-binding protein SLA1 (predicted protein), protein MGFLGVYTALYDYHPQAQGELELREGDLLYLLESSNEDDWWKAKKKAEHDDEDEPEGLVPNNYIEEFGIIEGILVVLRASRPLFGAQPIHSAKALFDYTRQTDEEVSFSEDAELVVYDTSDPDWTLVGVSGDFGFAPANYIEIVEQAAQTPVTSSVPSPPAEAAPPTLPQRPAAAPTEEPSNPVSSSPIDTVQNPAAAAIADIIHKQHAEPEATRAVPPPPQPQPLYEPEPSYQREPSPPPPALPQRPPSQQISPRVESPRSPGLPPRPPQITMAQEQDVKGHVKESPPYNRVGPAPRSPSGYHIYNVNEMVEVMGKRKKMPTTLGINIATGTIFISPEDDGEEQEWTADKLSHYSIEGKHVFVDLVRPSKSIDFHAGAKDTAREIVAALGEISGAYRAEGLREVIAAGSGGGGQKKGQILYDFVAQQDDEVGVNVGDEVIVIDDTKSEEWWMVRRVKNGKEGVVPSSYVEITGYASNSQPSGVDSGLSAVERNRLEESRLAKEALRKSRTDSVDSPRAERDSRSSQKSKPDPTKTRQWTDRTKTFTVEAQFIGLQDGKIHLHKMNGVKIAVPIPKMSLQDLEYVEKMTGVSLDEDKPLSDIKRRSTQREPEKPRPSADNKRPELAGASFQQSDYDWFDFFLKAGVGPHQCERYAQNFTKDSMDESILPDITPEVLRTLGLKEGDILRVMRHLDTMFGRTGAKSKLRNVSFGGEEVISNGEDGGGLFAGPGGVLRNNTRKGRPAPAVQTGDVVDPKAFEQKDDTNNAEPKEASPTSAPSEKPVQRGFDDDAWEVKQPKQAAPAPAPAPAPAPAAATPTSPPAAASPATTQPPQQQLTGAMADLSVLHPPLQPTPSQPTPASQPPPASQAPPVIQPQPTAVPAPAPQQPQQTGATPGFFSQLGQPGQQSLQNPAQGFSPQATGFQQASRPRPQPPQTLGQNSLLPPPPQRPLSAPQNFPQQQSSFGLPPLQPQLTGLPQAGPPLAAPGQSLAELNQQRFQQPLQPQPTAFMPQNQFQNGLMPQPTGFQPQSQFGIQQQQTGFQGLAPQPTGFGFQAQPQQSMQTGINSVLPPPLQPQPTGMNGVGSMHYTTSPPPIPPIPQQPTAAPLTPQKTGPAPPIRFGVKHDAPKKLAPQPTGLRANLAQASKFHQQYMSLVVTNHVVQRPRIRSVSNLNMYIIFFAFAAHDIYLIHYLLSTTAVPHANHKTRVFLPLTP, encoded by the exons ATGGGTTTCCTCGGTGTGTACACGGCCCTTTACGACTACCACCCACAGGCGCAAGGTGAATTAGAGCTTCGCGAGGGTGACCTATTATACCTCCTCGAGAGCAGTAATGAAGACGACTGGtggaaagccaagaagaaggcggagcacgatgatgaggacgagCCTGAGGGTCTTGTGCCTAATAACTACATAGAGGAG TTTGGAATTATAGAAGGCATCCTGGTTGTCCTCCGGGCCTCCCGTCCTCTGTTCGGa GCCCAACCAATTCACTCAGCCAAAGCGCTCTTTGATTACACACGTCAAACAGATGAAGAAGTGTCCTTCTcggaagatgcagagctGGTGGTGTACGACACATCGGACCCGGACTGGACCTTGGTCGGGGTCAGCGGAGATTTCGGCTTCGCCCCTGCGAACTATATCGAGATTGTCGAACAGGCTGCCCAAACTCCTGTAACGTCGTCTGTCCCTTCTCCTCCCGCCGAAGCCGCACCTCCGACCCTCCCGCAGCGCCCAGCGGCGGCACCCACGGAAGAGCCCAGTAACCCCGTCTCAAGCTCGCCCATCGACACCGTTCAGAACCCAGCCGCCGCGGCGATTGCTGATATCATCCACAAACAGCATGCAGAGCCCGAAGCCACCAGGGCAGTGCCACCACCCCCGCAGCCTCAGCCGTTGTATGAACCCGAACCAAGCTATCAGCGGgagccttcgccgccgccgccagcTCTACCACAACGTCCCCCATCCCAGCAGATATCTCCCCGTGTAGAATCTCCCCGGTCCCCGGGTCTACCACCACGTCCTCCTCAGATCACCATGGCGCAGGAGCAGGATGTCAAAGGACACGTGAAAGAGTCCCCGCCGTACAACAGAGTCGGCCCTGCACCCCGTTCTCCTTCTGGCTATCACATCTACAATGTCAATGAAATGGTTGAGGTGATgggcaaaaggaagaaaatgccCACGACCCTAGGTATCAACATTGCCACTGGGACGATCTTCATCTCGCcggaagatgatggagaagagcagGAATGGACAGCTGACAAACTGTCTCATTACTCCATTGAAGGGAAGCACGTTTTTGTTGATCTGGTTCGTCCCAGTAAGAGCATTGACTTCCATGCCGGCGCAAAAGACACTGCACGCGAGATTGTCGCTGCACTTGGTGAAATTTCCGGAGCCTATCGCGCAGAGGGCCTAAGGGAAGTCATCGCAGCTGGCTCGGGTGGGGGAGGACAGAAGAAGGGTCAAATTCTCTATGATTTTGTGGCACAGCAAGACGACGAAGTGGGCGTAAATGTTGGCGATGAAGTCATTGTTATTGATGACACCAAGTCTGAGGAATGGTGGATGGTCCGGCGTGTGAAGAATGGAAAGGAGGGCGTAGTTCCAAGTAGCTATGTCGAGATCACCGGCTATGCCTCTAACAGTCAGCCATCAGGCGTTGATTCGGGCTTGTCGGCAGTGGAGCGAAATCGTCTCGAAGAGTCAAGGTTGGCCAAAGAGGCTTTGCGCAAGTCGCGAACCGATTCAGTCGATTCACCACGTGCAGAG CGTGACAGCCGAAGCAGCCAAAAGTCAA AGCCAGATCCAACCAAGACGAGACAATGGACCGATCGCACCAAAACTTTCACTGTGGAGGCTCAATTCATCGGCCTGCAAGACGGTAAAATCCATCTCCACAAGATGAATGGGGTCAAGATTGCAGTCCCCATTCCAAAAATGTCTCTTCAGGATCTAGAATACGTTGAGAAGATGACTGGAGTGTCACTCGACGAGGATAAGCCGCTCTCCGACATCAAACGTCGTTCAACCCAGCGAGAACCTGAAAAGCCTCGTCCTTCGGCCGACAACAAACGTCCTGAGCTTGCTGGAGCTTCGTTCCAGCAGTCCGATTATGATTGgttcgatttcttcctgaAAGCAGGAGTCGGTCCACACCAATGTGAGAGGTATGCTCAGAATTTCACCAAGGATTCGATGGACGAGAGCATTCTTCCGGATATTACACCGGAAGTACTTCGCACCCTTGGCTTGAAGGAAGGCGATATCTTGCGAGTGATGCGCCACCTGGATACCATGTTCGGTCGTACAGGAGCCAAGTCTAAGCTGCGCAATGTAAGCTTCGGTGGAGAGGAAGTTATCAGTAATGGTGAGGACGGTGGTGGTTTGTTCGCGGGTCCGGGAGGCGTCCTGCGCAACAATACTCGCAAGGGTAGACCAGCGCCGGCCGTCCAGACTGGAGATGTGGTTGACCCCAAGGCTTTCGAGCAAAAGGACGACACCAACAACGCGGAGCCAAAGGAAGCCTCTCCAACGTCTGCGCCTTCGGAAAAGCCCGTCCAACGTGGTTTTGATGACGATGCATGGGAGGTCAAGCAGCCGAAGCAGGCTGCTCCCGCGCcagctcctgctcctgctcctgctcctgcggCGGCAACGCCGACTTCACCCCCTGCTGCAGCCTCGCCTGCGACAACGCAGCCACCACAACAGCAGCTTACCGGCGCGATGGCAGACTTGTCTGTACTTCATCCTCCCCTACAGCCAACCCCTTCCCAGCCGACTCCCGCTTCACAACCTCCGCCAGCATCCCAGGCACCCCCAGTTATTCAGCCTCAGCCGACTGCTGTACCTGCACCTGCCCCCCAACAGCCACAACAAACGGGTGCTACCCccggcttcttctctcaatTGGGTCAGCCAGGACAGCAATCGCTCCAGAACCCTGCGCAGGGATTCAGTCCCCAGGCCACTGGGTTCCAACAAGCTTCCAGACCACGCCCGCAGCCTCCTCAGACTCTGGGTCAAAATTCGCTGcttccccctccacctcagcGACCACTTTCTGCACCCCAGAACTTCCCTCAACAGCAAAGCTCCTTTGGTCTCCCTCCACTGCAGCCTCAGCTGACAGGGTTACCTCAAGCGGGGCCGCCACTTGCTGCTCCAGGTCAGAGTCTGGCCGAACTAAACCAGCAGCGATTCCAGCAACCGCTCCAACCACAGCCAACCGCGTTCATGCCTCAAAACCAGTTCCAAAATGGCCTGATGCCACAACCAACTGGATTTCAACCGCAGTCTCAATTTGGAattcagcaacagcaaacTGGCTTCCAGGGACTTGCACCTCAACCCACTGGCTTCGGTTTCCAAGCGCAGCCGCAACAATCAATGCAAACCGGCATTAACTCCGTTCTTCCCCCACCCCTGCAGCCTCAACCCACCGGTATGAATGGTGTCGGTAGCATGCATTACACTACGTCACCACCGCCAATCCCACCAATTCCTCAGCAGCCAACAGCTGCACCGCTGACCCCACAGAAGACTGGACCCGCACCCCCAATCAGATTTGGTGTCAAACATGACGCTCCCAAGAAGCTCGCTCCCCAGCCGACGGGTCTTCGGGCTAATCTTGCGCAAGCCAGTAAGTTCCACCAGCAATATATGTCTTTAGTGGTTACTAATCATGTTGTACAGCGCCCACGAATCCGTTCGGTTTCTAATCTGAACATGTATATAatcttttttgcttttgcggcACATGACATATATCTTATACATTATTTACTCTCCACAACGGCGGTTCCACACGCTAACCATAAAACTCGCGTCTTCCTACCTCTGACGCCGTAA
- a CDS encoding uncharacterized protein (predicted protein), which yields MVELISPPDPRTLLPPLLACLPTAFVSPLPPPALLPLLSPVLRQRVQVLSSLAASPSESWLRLLCWDSGKAERLQTIVDETSFEPHPVSGEIELPDEVPVEYKRVDEETLQSRVLLSDYRLKAIYLWCPNDKDGGGPGWRIAELLPHEDSRADGDVWSASIGEANSHSKERLIEDTLRAAEKEEEAAKDEEDDDDDDGYWAQYDATPGRTPSVKTPAPNARSGLQHQDMSEASYFSRYADVQPAMDNHDPSEEQPELGPSSLGGDLLANLLKPHADNEASENPLQLNGHGDTDRALNHPRPSSASSNSSEAVAKLELEAENQSACEVGVKQHISSNIKSLFRLARATGITRAEFQSLVRTELELLNVSDDD from the coding sequence ATGGTCGAACTCATCTCCCCTCCGGATCCTCGCACCCTACTCCCTCCTCTGCTGGCTTGCCTCCCTACTGCTTTTGTATCGCCATTGCCCCCGCCTGCACTTCTGCCTCTCCTATCGCCTGTGCTACGCCAGCGAGTTCAGGTTCTGAGTTCCCTTGCCGCCTCTCCGAGCGAATCATGGCTGCGACTGCTTTGTTGGGATTCTGGGAAGGCTGAGCGTCTTCAGACGATAGTGGACGAGACCAGCTTTGAACCACACCCAGTGTCCGGGGAGATTGAACTGCCCGATGAAGTCCCTGTGGAATATAAGCgtgtggatgaggagacgCTACAATCCCGCGTTCTTCTCTCGGACTATCGTTTAAAGGCCATCTATCTCTGGTGTCCTAATGACAAGGATGGTGGAGGTCCCGGGTGGCGAATCGCAGAACTTCTGCCCCACGAAGACAGTAGGGCAGATGGCGATGTATGGTCGGCATCGATAGGGGAAGCCAACTCTCACTCCAAGGAACGGCTGATAGAGGATACTTTAAGAGCagcggagaaagaggaggaagccgctaaagacgaggaagacgacgacgacgacgatggtTACTGGGCTCAGTATGACGCTACACCTGGGAGGACCCCATCGGTGAAAACGCCCGCTCCTAATGCACGGTCGGGGCTTCAGCACCAGGACATGTCGGAGGCGTCCTACTTTTCGCGATATGCCGATGTGCAGCCGGCGATGGACAACCATGACCCGTCGGAAGAACAGCCGGAACTCGGACCATCTTCGCTGGGCGGAGATCTGCTGGCCAACCTCCTTAAACCTCATGCTGATAATGAAGCATCCGAGAACCCACTGCAACTTAATGGTCATGGAGACACCGACAGGGCATTGAACCATCCACGACCGTCATCGGCCTCCTCTAACAGTTCGGAGGCTGTTGCCAAGCTCGAGTTAGAGGCGGAAAACCAGTCAGCATGCGAAGTAGGCGTCAAGCAGCATATCAGCTCTAACATCAAGAGTCTGTTCCGGCTCGCTAGAGCCACAGGGATTACGCGCGCCGAGTTTCAGTCGCTCGTGAGAACGGAGCTGGAATTGTTGAATGTGTCTGATGACGATTAG
- a CDS encoding pirin family protein (pirin-related protein): MAVPRAIRQVFLAIEQAEGAGARVRRSIGTAKLRNFSPFLMLDHFTIGKGAGFPDHPHRGQETITYLLSGGVDHEDFAGNKGTIGPGDLQFMTAGRGIMHAEMPHENPDGSPNVGMQLWVDLPKNLKMCEPRYRDLRASEIPVAKVDDDRVTVKVISGQSHGVDSVRDLAYTPVWLLDVAIRPGGRISQALPKGWNAFAYTLSGTTVFGSNDSTKLVKEFHNVVFDQGGDYVEASVPDNAESESRFILVAGQPLDQKVVQYGPFVLTSQEEVYQAMVDYQTASNGFERVRGWESEIGKRMAF; encoded by the coding sequence ATGGCCGTTCCCCGCGCAATCCGCCAAGTCTTTCTGGCTATCGAACAAGCCGAGGGTGCCGGTGCCCGCGTTCGCCGCTCAATTGGAACCGCCAAGCTGCGCAACTTCAGCCCCTTCCTCATGCTCGACCACTTCACCATCGGCAAGGGCGCCGGTTTCCCGGACCACCCTCACCGCGGCCAAGAGACCATCACCTACCTCCTGTCCGGTGGCGTTGACCACGAAGATTTCGCCGGCAACAAGGGCACCATTGGACCCGGTGACCTGCAATTTATGACCGCGGGTCGCGGAATCATGCACGCGGAAATGCCCCACGAGAACCCCGACGGCAGCCCCAACGTTGGCATGCAGCTGTGGGTCGATCTGCCCAAGAATCTCAAGATGTGCGAGCCGCGGTACCGCGATCTGCGCGCGTCGGAGATCCCTGTCGCTAAGGTGGATGACGACCGGGTCACGGTGAAGGTCATCTCGGGCCAGTCGCATGGAGTTGATTCGGTGCGCGACTTGGCCTATACGCCCGTGTGGCTTCTGGACGTTGCGATCCGGCCGGGTGGGCGCATTTCGCAGGCCCTGCCGAAGGGGTGGAATGCGTTTGCCTATACCCTTTCCGGAACGACGGTCTTTGGGTCGAATGATTCCACAAAGTTAGTGAAGGAGTTTCACAATGTGGTCTTTGACCAGGGCGGCGATTATGTGGAGGCTTCCGTGCCGGACAACGCCGAATCGGAGTCCAGATTCATCCTGGTGGCAGGTCAGCCTTTGGACCAGAAGGTTGTGCAGTATGGTCCGTTTGTGTTGACCAGCCAGGAGGAGGTTTACCAAGCGATGGTTGATTATCAGACTGCGTCGAACGGATTCGAGAGAGTCCGTGGGTGGGAGAGTGAAATCGGCAAGAGAATGGCGTTTTAG
- a CDS encoding PRKCSH domain-containing protein (predicted protein), whose amino-acid sequence MGRRNRIVASLLTLACATSTALANKKAFNIHDDLLAFPQFQVLFPDEYVLDSHAKELLKTQSSPPVYDDQQGNSLQKSQIPLKPRTDESPDTSSQQEGGPQLTYEELTLQGQRFLCQIPQVETDERSPTNETKEASETDEEQELARATDRGLELLSEMEGKCMYYVSGWWSYSFCYKKQIKQFHALPSGSGIPSYPPMEDPATHSFILGRFPRASDDEEDGEAERKKTAETTTTATTTDVAELQTNGGSRYLVQRLEGGTKCDLTGKNRKIEVQFHCHPQSTDRIGWIKELTTCSYLMVIYTPRLCNDVAFLPPQQEEVHSIECREVLLPDQVPDWEAMRQYHLAQRLVESSTTTSEFPIVGDIEVGAKKLVGTEGKEIEKGRVASAGEEKVEVVAKRENGEVLQLSKVDLEKLGLDPEKIETLKTRLEELAQGKDWTLEHVTANGERGLRGIVDTDEDEEEEEKQAKTETESKEHNTLEEPQEKAPTEKKVPEAKPKGEPKEEPPTENVEEGSEEIFKDEL is encoded by the exons ATGGGTCGGCGCAACCGAATCGTAGCGTCCTTGCTAACTTTAGCATGCGCAACTTCTACTGCCCTCGCGAACAAGAAGGCCTTCAATATCCACGATGATCTGCTCGCGTTTCCTCAA TTTCAAGTCCTTTTCCCGGACGAATATGTTCTTGACTCTCACGCGAAAGAGTTACTAAAGACGCAAAGTAGCCCTCCAGTCTACGATGACCAACAGGGAAACTCTCTACAAAAGTCGCAGATCCCTTTAAAGCCTCGCACAGATGAGTCTCCAGACACCAGCTCGCAACAGGAAGGGGGTCCGCAGCTCACATACGAAGAGCTAACCCTCCAAGGCCAACGATTCCTCTGTCAAATCCCGCAAGTTGAGACCGACGAAAGGAGTCCGACGAATGAGACCAAGGAAGCTAGCGAGACGGACGAGGAGCAGGAGCTGGCCCGGGCGACGGACCGCGGCTTGGAACTTCTGAGCGAgatggaagggaaatgcATGTACTATGTGTCGGGCTGGTGGTCGTACTCGTTCTGCTACAAGAAGCAGATCAAACAGTTCCATGCATTGCCTTCCGGCAGTGGGATCCCTAGCTATCCTCCCATGGAGGATCCGGCAACGCATTCATTTATCCTGGGCCGTTTTCCCCGGGCaagcgatgatgaggaggatggtgAAGCTGAGCGCAAAAAGACCGCAGAGACGacgacaacagcaacaacaacggATGTGGCTGAGCTCCAGACGAATGGGGGATCAAGGTATCTGGTGCAGCGCTTGGAGGGCGGGACTAAATGCGATTTGACGGGGAAGAACCGGAAGATCGAGGTTCAGTTCCACTGCCATCCGCAATCGACGGATCGCATTGGTTGGATCAAGGAGCTTACGACTTGCTCCTATTTGATGGTCATTTATACCCCGCGATTGTGTAACGATGTCGCGTTCCTGCCCCCACAGCAGGAAGAGGTTCATTCGATTGAGTGTCGCGAGGTTCTCTTGCCTGATCAGGTTCCCGATTGGGAGGCGATGCGGCAGTATCACCTGGCTCAGAGACTCGTCGAGTCGTCTACCACTACGTCGGAATTTCCTATCGTCGGCGACATTGAGGTCGGCGCCAAGAAGTTGGTGGGCACTGAAGGCAAGGAGATCGAGAAAGGACGTGTAGCTTCCgccggagaagagaaggtggaagTGGTGGCTAAACGCGAGAATGGCGAGGTATTGCAGTTGTCCAAAGTCGATCTAGAAAAACTTGGGCTTGACccagagaagatcgaaaccTTGAAGACCCGACTCGAGGAGCTTGCGCAGGGTAAGGATTGGACGTTGGAACACGTCACGGCCAATGGCGAGCGTGGATTGAGAGGCATCGTGGAcaccgatgaagatgaagaggaggaagaaaagcaagccAAGACCGAGACAGAGTCGAAAGAACATAACACACTGGAAGAGCCGCAGGAGAAGGCTCCcaccgagaagaaggtcCCGGAGGCTAAGCCAAAGGGCGAGCCAAAGGAGGAACCGCCAACAGAAAACGTGGAAGAAGGTAGCGAGGAAATCTTCAAAGATGAACTGTAA